The following are from one region of the Rosistilla carotiformis genome:
- a CDS encoding efflux RND transporter permease subunit has protein sequence MRNLPEFAVRRPTITITLVLLLVVWGCVSFFTMPRREDPEFTIKIAVVTTRWQGASAEQIEKLVTDPLEDAIDGLEEVRLIRSTSSSEQSVIFVELEDSVPGARVDDAWDRVRARIRNVAMPHESISPYLFDEFSDTSVLLYAVHQRPLDGDSFIDPQYAYSPRQLDLFSERIRDSLRLLPGVSLVSRFGVQEEAIYIETDEGNWSTLELTTDQIEGLAQSQNIVAPGGKIDGEDGRFFVKPSGDASAVEAFDSLVVGVVETGDEAGNAAVNQVQLRSMGLNVRRGYTDPPQQICRYGTPDLETPTIILAVSMKSGANIIDICDRSKESVAQLQSTGVLPPDLSVSIISDQSDSVKQRIREVGENIAQAILVVVVLVYLVVGFRTAAVMAANIPFVVIASLAIITLFDVQLEQMSLASMIISLGLLVDNAVQVCDQSRTNQIAGMNPRDASVAGAKMLGPSMLSGTATTVAAFIPMLIAMDGANREFIYSLPITLSVMLAVSWLLAMTFCVILAAWFIRPPRDPSRPSAPLPWLMDKLGTAWRGLRRKQADAAPLQTGPARGGFYQIYGSAVAWALRHRFVTIFASFGTLVLATQLPVSSEFFPLTQRDQFAVEIYLPESASIEQTNRAARKVEEMIRALSPYVDAEGNSHQRLLNMRTIVGGGGSRWYLTWEPESLKPNYAEILIHTTKGEFTHDFSEQLRVVARQGDEELGLSPIAGARVVPIELALGPPADPVVLRVVGNGLADANELRRIANRVKSIVDAEPDTWDVNDSWGVSGQQLFVDVDSDRASLSGIRNAEVASTLDAYYSGKLLTMYREGDRQIPVYFRLKPESRQSLGAVNSSHIESRVGKVSLAAIANVEPQWRLETIDRRDGNRTIEVRSRINYGASGNDITNRVFHCEAMEQVKAELPPGFRIEIGGALEESMKAQGKMFRSFGMSFIAIVLLLIFQFNSLSRTSIIMVTLPLALVGALFGLWVTNNAFGFMPQLGVLALFGIVLNSAILFVEFADIVVEQTSTEKDRPLTRSEYHAAIVDAARQRLMPIFLTTATTVGGLVPLALAGGPLWQGLAWLLIYGLTFATALTLFVIPVLYSFQSPSSRLREANNPTPTPSV, from the coding sequence ATGAGAAACCTTCCCGAATTCGCCGTGCGTCGGCCGACGATCACGATCACGCTGGTGTTGTTGCTGGTCGTCTGGGGCTGCGTCAGCTTCTTCACCATGCCGCGTCGCGAAGACCCCGAATTCACGATCAAGATCGCCGTCGTGACGACGCGTTGGCAAGGCGCTTCGGCCGAACAGATCGAAAAACTGGTGACCGATCCGCTGGAGGATGCGATCGACGGATTGGAAGAAGTCCGGTTGATTCGCTCGACATCCAGCAGCGAACAGTCGGTTATCTTCGTCGAACTCGAAGATAGCGTACCGGGTGCCAGGGTGGACGACGCCTGGGATCGCGTCCGCGCCCGGATTCGCAACGTGGCGATGCCTCACGAGAGCATCTCGCCCTATCTGTTCGACGAGTTTTCGGACACCAGCGTCTTGCTGTACGCGGTCCACCAGCGACCGCTCGACGGCGATTCGTTCATCGACCCGCAATACGCCTACTCGCCACGGCAGCTCGATCTGTTTTCTGAACGCATACGCGATTCGCTGCGGCTGCTGCCCGGTGTCTCGTTGGTCAGTCGCTTCGGAGTGCAGGAAGAAGCGATCTACATCGAGACGGACGAGGGGAATTGGTCGACGCTCGAATTGACAACCGATCAAATCGAAGGACTCGCCCAGTCGCAAAACATCGTGGCTCCCGGTGGAAAGATCGACGGCGAAGATGGACGCTTTTTTGTCAAACCCAGCGGTGACGCCAGCGCGGTGGAGGCGTTTGATTCGTTGGTCGTTGGTGTCGTGGAGACCGGAGACGAAGCTGGCAATGCCGCGGTAAACCAGGTCCAACTCCGAAGCATGGGGTTAAACGTTCGGCGCGGCTACACCGACCCGCCCCAGCAGATTTGCCGCTACGGAACGCCCGACCTTGAGACGCCCACGATCATCCTGGCGGTATCGATGAAGTCGGGCGCGAACATCATCGACATATGCGACCGTTCCAAGGAAAGCGTCGCCCAGCTGCAAAGCACTGGGGTGTTGCCGCCCGATCTGTCGGTGTCGATCATTTCCGATCAATCGGACAGTGTGAAGCAACGCATTCGCGAAGTCGGCGAGAACATCGCCCAGGCGATTCTTGTTGTTGTGGTCCTGGTCTATTTGGTTGTCGGATTTCGCACGGCGGCCGTCATGGCGGCCAACATCCCGTTTGTTGTCATTGCGTCGCTGGCGATCATCACCCTTTTTGATGTCCAGCTGGAACAGATGTCGTTGGCCTCGATGATCATCTCGCTTGGCTTGCTGGTCGACAATGCGGTTCAGGTATGCGACCAGAGTCGCACGAACCAAATCGCCGGCATGAATCCTCGCGATGCATCGGTCGCCGGAGCCAAAATGCTTGGACCGTCGATGCTGAGCGGAACCGCGACGACGGTTGCCGCCTTTATCCCGATGTTGATTGCGATGGATGGTGCCAACCGCGAGTTCATCTACAGCCTGCCGATCACGTTGTCCGTCATGCTGGCGGTCAGCTGGCTGCTGGCGATGACCTTCTGCGTGATTCTTGCCGCGTGGTTCATTCGTCCGCCGCGCGACCCGTCTCGCCCCTCCGCGCCGCTGCCGTGGCTGATGGATAAGCTTGGAACCGCGTGGCGTGGTCTTCGCAGAAAGCAAGCAGATGCGGCGCCTCTCCAAACGGGACCAGCTCGCGGCGGCTTCTATCAGATCTACGGCAGCGCCGTCGCTTGGGCGCTGCGTCACCGGTTTGTCACCATTTTCGCCTCCTTCGGCACGTTGGTGCTTGCGACGCAGTTGCCCGTTTCGAGCGAGTTTTTTCCGCTGACGCAGCGCGACCAATTTGCCGTTGAAATCTATTTACCCGAATCGGCTTCGATTGAACAAACCAATCGCGCTGCGCGCAAAGTGGAAGAGATGATCCGCGCGCTCAGCCCCTATGTCGATGCCGAAGGGAACTCGCATCAACGACTGCTCAACATGCGCACCATCGTCGGCGGAGGTGGATCGCGCTGGTACCTGACATGGGAACCCGAATCGCTGAAGCCCAACTACGCCGAAATCCTGATCCACACGACCAAGGGGGAGTTTACCCACGACTTTTCCGAACAATTGCGAGTTGTTGCGCGGCAGGGAGACGAAGAGTTAGGGCTTTCGCCGATCGCTGGCGCCCGAGTGGTTCCGATCGAGTTGGCGCTTGGCCCCCCCGCGGATCCCGTCGTTTTGCGGGTCGTGGGTAATGGGCTTGCCGACGCAAACGAACTGCGACGCATCGCCAACCGCGTCAAGTCGATCGTGGACGCCGAGCCGGACACGTGGGACGTCAACGATTCGTGGGGCGTCTCCGGCCAGCAGTTGTTCGTCGATGTCGATTCCGATCGAGCGAGCCTTTCGGGAATTCGCAACGCGGAGGTAGCGTCAACGCTCGACGCTTATTACTCCGGCAAACTGCTGACGATGTATCGCGAGGGAGACCGACAAATCCCGGTTTACTTTCGATTGAAGCCCGAGAGCCGCCAGTCGCTTGGCGCCGTCAACAGCTCTCACATCGAAAGCCGCGTCGGCAAGGTTTCACTGGCAGCGATTGCAAACGTCGAACCGCAATGGCGTTTGGAAACGATCGATCGACGCGACGGAAACCGAACGATCGAAGTCCGATCGCGGATCAACTACGGCGCGTCGGGCAACGACATCACCAATCGCGTCTTCCATTGCGAGGCGATGGAGCAGGTGAAGGCCGAATTGCCTCCCGGATTTCGCATCGAGATCGGCGGGGCTCTTGAAGAGTCGATGAAGGCTCAAGGGAAAATGTTCCGGTCGTTTGGCATGTCATTTATTGCAATCGTTCTGTTGTTGATTTTTCAATTCAACAGTCTCTCCCGCACTTCGATCATCATGGTGACCTTGCCGCTTGCCCTTGTCGGCGCTCTGTTTGGTCTTTGGGTAACCAACAATGCGTTTGGATTCATGCCGCAGCTTGGCGTGTTGGCGTTGTTCGGAATCGTATTGAATTCGGCGATCCTGTTCGTCGAATTTGCCGACATCGTCGTGGAGCAAACATCGACCGAGAAGGATCGGCCTCTGACACGCAGCGAATATCATGCTGCCATCGTCGACGCTGCCCGGCAACGACTGATGCCGATCTTCCTGACAACCGCGACCACCGTGGGCGGCCTCGTTCCTCTCGCCCTTGCCGGCGGCCCACTGTGGCAAGGCTTAGCCTGGTTGCTCATCTATGGTCTTACGTTTGCGACCGCCCTGACGCTATTTGTCATCCCCGTCCTCTATTCCTTTCAGTCCCCCTCGTCTCGACTTCGCGAGGCCAACAATCCCACTCCAACCCCATCGGTCTGA
- a CDS encoding sulfatase has protein sequence MSSNATRTLFGCPAVRMLACVLFFASCLLLTSVASAAPNVLFIVADDLNCAISPYGDPVAKTPNLERLAKRGLTFTRAYCQQAVCNPSRSSFLTGLRPDTVKVDDLRKYFRNTAAGGSTLVTLPQHFKNHGYFCQNIGKMFHNMGETQDRRSWSIDEVLFRGTHAADTIYNNTPSGGKPRQFKAPATEAHDVPDTAYRDGQIANLAAAMIRDHATSDQPFFLAVGFWRPHLPFVAPRRYWDLYDADTIPMPDPAAAPTDVPAIAMHPSSEIRGYGGVPKDRPLSEAEVRHLRHGYYASISFIDAQVGEILDALDASGRADDTIVVFTSDHGFHIGERTLWGKTSNFELDARVPLIVADPRHPASQGKSTPALAELIDLYPTLAQLAGISDDLPRRLEGTSLAPIFEDPKASVKQAAFTQHQQPFYGNSSNWKAWGCSMRNDRWRYTRWTAIDSGEVIARELFDHDNDPSETANLAADPEHGKMIAELDQTLANAFPERQQ, from the coding sequence ATGTCATCGAATGCAACGCGAACTTTATTTGGTTGTCCAGCAGTGCGGATGCTTGCTTGCGTCCTGTTCTTCGCCAGTTGTCTCCTGCTGACGTCGGTCGCTAGCGCCGCACCCAACGTCTTGTTCATCGTCGCCGACGATCTGAACTGCGCCATCAGCCCCTATGGCGATCCCGTTGCCAAGACGCCGAATTTGGAACGCCTTGCCAAACGGGGGCTGACCTTCACGCGAGCTTATTGCCAACAAGCGGTCTGCAATCCGTCGCGGTCTTCGTTTTTGACGGGGCTGCGTCCCGATACGGTCAAAGTCGACGATCTTCGCAAGTACTTCCGCAATACCGCGGCCGGTGGCAGCACGCTGGTCACGCTCCCCCAACACTTCAAGAACCACGGATATTTCTGTCAGAACATCGGCAAGATGTTTCACAACATGGGCGAGACGCAAGACCGCCGCTCGTGGTCGATCGATGAAGTCCTGTTTCGCGGTACCCACGCGGCCGACACGATCTACAACAACACGCCCAGCGGTGGCAAGCCGCGGCAATTTAAGGCTCCGGCGACCGAAGCGCACGACGTTCCCGATACCGCCTATCGCGACGGGCAGATCGCCAACTTGGCGGCGGCGATGATTCGCGATCACGCCACCAGCGACCAACCGTTTTTCCTAGCGGTTGGATTCTGGCGGCCTCATCTGCCATTTGTCGCTCCGCGGCGGTACTGGGATTTATACGACGCCGATACGATTCCGATGCCCGACCCCGCGGCGGCGCCAACCGACGTGCCAGCGATCGCGATGCATCCCTCCTCCGAAATCCGCGGCTACGGCGGCGTGCCGAAGGATCGTCCACTCAGCGAGGCGGAGGTTCGGCATCTGCGCCACGGTTATTACGCGTCGATCAGTTTCATCGATGCACAGGTCGGTGAGATCTTGGATGCATTGGACGCAAGCGGTCGAGCCGACGACACGATCGTCGTCTTCACCTCCGACCACGGCTTCCACATCGGCGAACGCACGCTATGGGGAAAGACCTCCAATTTTGAACTCGACGCCCGCGTGCCGCTGATCGTCGCCGACCCACGGCATCCGGCCAGTCAAGGCAAATCGACGCCGGCTCTGGCCGAACTCATCGACCTCTATCCCACGCTCGCTCAGCTCGCCGGCATCTCCGACGACCTCCCGCGGCGGTTGGAAGGGACTAGTTTGGCGCCGATCTTCGAAGACCCCAAAGCTTCGGTCAAACAAGCCGCTTTCACTCAACATCAACAACCCTTTTACGGCAATTCCAGCAACTGGAAGGCTTGGGGTTGTTCGATGCGAAACGATCGCTGGCGCTACACGCGTTGGACAGCGATCGACAGTGGCGAGGTGATCGCGCGGGAACTGTTTGACCACGACAACGATCCGTCGGAAACCGCCAATCTCGCCGCCGATCCGGAACATGGCAAAATGATCGCCGAATTGGATCAAACGTTGGCCAACGCGTTTCCCGAGCGACAACAATAG
- a CDS encoding transglutaminase family protein gives MKYVFFPLLAFLGVSVGAAFAQEVDAPTDAPAAAKPSSDAAVSEAATDPESDPQAEAIVRQLRPSLVTIRVKGRDGQQRGLGSGFIVDAEGLIATNLHVISEGRRFSVETADGQSLKVLAVEASDSTHDLALVRVQPQDTKLVPLQLAAADSIAQGARVMALGNPLGLEYSVVQGIVSAIRDVDDRQMIQVAMPIEFGNSGGPLVDAKGQVHGIINMKSAIQERIGFAIPIARLHELRARPNPVVIDRWARLGRLDEKRWTPQAGADWQRSSGMIQVRGSGGGIGGRSLCVSSLPVPAKPFEISVSVRLHDETGAAGLIFHRDAKDRHYGFYPSNGRLRLSCFLGPSVFSWQVLAEVDSPDFLPGQWNRLKVRIDDQGIKCYVNGKLAIESNDTQLTGGSTGLATFRSTSADFRQFRVGDISEDDQLAGPAQEWFAATASDPQKLDAVSQSELEMLADSRDASVLELARRAIQLQRQAKQMQKLAEDVRRVPVLRALGDLLTEEDEDDLLRGALLVASLDNPDLDIQAYLDRIDQMAGEIREGIAEDADPAARLKQLDRYLFEENGFHGGRDEYYHPANSHLNRVIDDREGLPITMAILYIELGRRLGLEIEGVGLPGHFVVRHIDGESEGQLIDVFERGERMSRADAARIVLQFSGRLLQDHDLRPQTTEDILIRVLRNLMGSAGRLRDSEAVLRYIDALVALRPEEGEYRMMRAAARHQTDRDHAALEDLQWLIQNQPPGIDIHEVQEMRDFLLK, from the coding sequence ATGAAATACGTTTTTTTCCCATTGCTGGCATTTCTCGGAGTTTCAGTCGGAGCGGCTTTCGCCCAAGAAGTCGACGCGCCTACCGATGCTCCCGCCGCCGCAAAGCCCTCCTCCGATGCAGCGGTCAGCGAAGCGGCTACCGATCCGGAATCGGACCCGCAGGCCGAGGCGATCGTTCGCCAATTGCGCCCCTCGCTGGTGACGATCCGCGTGAAGGGACGCGATGGACAACAGCGTGGGCTGGGCTCGGGCTTCATCGTCGACGCCGAGGGCCTGATCGCGACGAATCTGCATGTGATCAGCGAAGGACGTCGATTTTCCGTCGAAACGGCCGACGGTCAGTCATTAAAGGTCTTGGCGGTCGAAGCGTCCGACAGCACGCACGATCTGGCGTTGGTCCGCGTCCAGCCGCAGGACACGAAGCTTGTCCCGCTGCAATTGGCCGCCGCCGATTCGATCGCTCAGGGAGCGAGGGTGATGGCGCTCGGGAATCCGCTGGGGCTGGAGTACAGCGTCGTGCAAGGAATCGTTTCGGCGATCCGCGATGTCGACGATCGCCAGATGATCCAGGTGGCGATGCCGATCGAATTCGGCAACAGCGGCGGACCGCTTGTCGATGCGAAGGGGCAGGTCCACGGGATCATTAATATGAAGAGTGCGATCCAAGAACGGATCGGTTTTGCGATTCCGATCGCCCGGCTGCACGAGCTGCGAGCGCGTCCGAATCCCGTCGTGATCGATCGCTGGGCCCGCTTGGGACGGCTGGACGAAAAACGCTGGACGCCACAAGCGGGAGCCGACTGGCAGCGCAGCAGTGGGATGATTCAGGTTCGCGGCAGCGGTGGCGGAATCGGAGGCCGTTCGCTGTGCGTGTCGTCTCTCCCTGTTCCTGCAAAACCGTTTGAGATCTCGGTCAGCGTTCGTCTGCACGATGAAACCGGAGCGGCGGGACTGATCTTCCACCGCGACGCGAAGGACCGACACTACGGGTTTTATCCCAGCAATGGGCGGCTGCGGCTGAGCTGCTTCCTGGGCCCTTCAGTCTTCTCTTGGCAGGTGCTGGCCGAAGTCGACTCCCCCGATTTTCTTCCGGGCCAATGGAATCGATTGAAGGTTCGCATCGACGACCAGGGAATCAAGTGTTACGTCAATGGCAAACTGGCGATCGAATCAAACGATACGCAGTTAACTGGCGGCAGCACCGGCTTGGCGACCTTTCGATCGACCTCGGCCGACTTCCGGCAGTTCCGCGTCGGCGATATTTCGGAAGACGATCAACTGGCCGGGCCGGCTCAAGAATGGTTTGCCGCGACGGCATCCGATCCTCAGAAGCTCGATGCCGTTTCGCAAAGCGAGCTCGAGATGTTGGCGGACAGCCGCGACGCAAGCGTGTTGGAACTGGCGCGTCGTGCGATTCAGTTGCAGCGTCAAGCAAAACAGATGCAAAAGCTGGCCGAAGATGTTCGCCGGGTCCCGGTGTTGCGAGCGTTGGGAGATCTGCTGACCGAAGAGGACGAAGACGATCTGTTGCGCGGGGCGCTGTTGGTCGCGTCGTTGGACAATCCCGATCTCGATATCCAAGCCTATCTCGATCGGATCGATCAGATGGCTGGCGAGATCCGCGAGGGGATCGCTGAGGACGCCGATCCGGCGGCGCGGCTGAAACAACTCGATCGCTATCTGTTCGAAGAGAACGGATTCCACGGCGGCCGCGATGAATATTATCATCCCGCCAACAGCCATCTGAATCGTGTGATCGACGATCGCGAAGGGCTTCCGATCACGATGGCGATCCTTTACATCGAACTCGGCCGTCGGCTGGGGCTGGAGATCGAAGGGGTCGGATTGCCGGGGCACTTTGTCGTCCGGCATATCGATGGAGAAAGCGAGGGGCAGTTGATCGATGTCTTTGAACGGGGCGAGCGAATGTCGCGCGCCGACGCGGCTCGGATCGTGCTGCAGTTTTCCGGTCGGTTGCTCCAGGACCACGATCTTCGCCCGCAGACGACCGAAGATATTCTGATCCGCGTGCTGCGAAACCTGATGGGTTCGGCGGGGCGATTGCGGGATTCCGAAGCGGTGTTGCGGTATATCGACGCCTTGGTCGCGCTGCGTCCCGAAGAGGGCGAATACCGGATGATGCGAGCGGCGGCGCGGCATCAGACCGATCGCGATCATGCGGCGTTGGAAGATCTTCAGTGGTTGATCCAGAACCAACCGCCGGGGATCGACATCCACGAGGTTCAAGAGATGCGCGACTTCTTGTTAAAGTAA
- a CDS encoding HlyD family secretion protein has protein sequence MPWKAEQIGFEVAGRVAEVIEPNESVTPQIGGVIDELPAGATPLARLDDEAFKIAAESAHASVEVAKLNRDANLVTIELQLPAQIESARAESDLADLELQRALELSRQNAISRSELDAAQTNASTAKSRLASAQADLAQAKARQLALNAQVLQANQQLSEAQRNLRNTVLFSPFPGQIAQIHAVPGTYVKEGDPVVTVQMMDPMAIEFEVTARASRRYRRGDMLSVQVTDGNGTSRQLSGMVYRVDTVADPAARTFTVTLHVRNEIDESGFESLHTDDPIAWTDQITPLNVGPIITGDQRLLVVREAVHTSGGETYVWKITNRRWGSPSPPGERLLSVTKVPVRITSDVIPYLGRWKFVAIEFTDPQVEMDVEHDLITGALHLKPQVADSPNGSAKKNPSLETWNGSQVMLDEQRWLLRSGDVVQISLTSNKPTDGYYVPMKAVREEQGLTFIHLIDDSESEPIARRVMVDVADGESVVGERVFLRIASTSQEKLHEGMQVVIEGTHYLNDGDRVMVSPLEGVQP, from the coding sequence GTGCCTTGGAAAGCCGAGCAGATTGGCTTCGAAGTCGCCGGACGTGTCGCGGAAGTTATCGAGCCCAACGAATCGGTAACTCCTCAAATCGGCGGTGTGATCGATGAGCTGCCCGCCGGTGCAACTCCGCTGGCCCGACTGGATGACGAGGCATTTAAGATTGCCGCCGAGTCGGCTCACGCCAGCGTCGAAGTCGCGAAACTCAACCGCGATGCCAACCTTGTGACGATCGAGCTGCAATTGCCCGCTCAGATTGAATCCGCACGGGCCGAGTCCGACCTCGCCGATCTCGAGTTGCAACGAGCGCTTGAGCTTTCGAGACAGAATGCGATTTCACGCTCGGAACTCGACGCCGCACAAACCAACGCCTCCACTGCGAAATCGCGTCTGGCCAGTGCTCAGGCCGATTTGGCTCAGGCGAAAGCCCGCCAGCTCGCACTCAATGCACAGGTTCTGCAGGCGAACCAACAGCTCTCCGAAGCTCAACGGAACCTTCGCAACACGGTTCTCTTCAGTCCGTTTCCCGGCCAGATTGCACAGATTCATGCCGTTCCTGGCACGTACGTCAAGGAAGGCGATCCGGTGGTGACCGTGCAGATGATGGATCCGATGGCCATCGAATTTGAGGTGACCGCCCGCGCCTCGCGCCGCTACCGTCGCGGCGACATGTTGTCGGTTCAAGTGACCGATGGCAATGGAACGTCGCGGCAACTGAGCGGCATGGTCTACCGGGTCGATACGGTGGCGGACCCCGCCGCGCGAACGTTTACGGTAACACTGCATGTGCGAAACGAGATCGACGAATCGGGGTTCGAATCGCTGCACACCGACGATCCGATCGCATGGACGGATCAGATCACCCCCTTGAACGTCGGCCCTATCATTACGGGCGACCAGCGTCTGCTGGTGGTTCGCGAAGCGGTTCACACGAGCGGTGGCGAGACATATGTCTGGAAGATCACCAATCGTCGATGGGGAAGTCCGTCGCCGCCAGGTGAGCGTCTGCTTTCGGTCACCAAAGTTCCCGTCCGCATCACCAGCGACGTGATCCCCTATCTCGGGCGGTGGAAGTTTGTTGCGATCGAGTTCACCGATCCGCAGGTGGAGATGGATGTCGAGCACGATTTGATTACCGGTGCGCTGCATCTCAAGCCCCAAGTTGCCGATTCGCCCAACGGATCCGCAAAGAAAAATCCAAGCCTGGAAACCTGGAACGGCTCCCAAGTCATGCTCGACGAACAGCGTTGGCTGCTGCGATCGGGAGATGTTGTGCAGATTTCGTTGACTTCGAACAAACCGACCGATGGCTATTACGTCCCGATGAAGGCTGTCCGCGAAGAACAGGGACTGACCTTTATCCATTTGATCGACGACTCCGAGAGCGAACCGATCGCGCGGCGCGTCATGGTCGACGTCGCCGACGGAGAGTCGGTCGTTGGGGAAAGAGTGTTCCTGCGGATCGCGTCGACTTCGCAAGAGAAATTGCATGAGGGAATGCAGGTCGTTATCGAAGGGACGCACTACTTGAACGACGGAGACCGAGTGATGGTTTCCCCGCTTGAAGGAGTGCAACCATGA
- a CDS encoding MarR family winged helix-turn-helix transcriptional regulator has protein sequence MSSSQLQKELKKKRPFESPEQEAILNLLRTNDQFQNRFGRLFREYGLTSSQYNVLRILRGEGNPLPSLEIAERMIQVVPAITGLIDRLEKQGLVTRKRCLEDRRVIYIEITNSALALLKQIDEPLLSLHKRLIGHLNRTELKELSRLLEKARLSLPGLDD, from the coding sequence ATGTCCAGCAGCCAGTTGCAAAAAGAACTCAAGAAGAAACGCCCCTTCGAATCGCCCGAACAGGAAGCGATCTTGAACCTGTTGCGGACCAACGACCAATTTCAGAATCGGTTTGGACGGCTGTTCCGCGAATATGGTCTGACCTCGTCGCAGTACAACGTGTTGCGGATCTTGCGAGGCGAAGGGAATCCGTTGCCTTCGTTGGAGATCGCCGAGCGGATGATCCAAGTCGTACCGGCGATCACCGGGCTGATCGACCGCTTGGAAAAGCAGGGGTTGGTCACGCGAAAACGCTGCCTGGAAGATCGCCGCGTGATTTACATCGAGATCACCAACAGTGCGCTGGCGCTGCTGAAACAGATTGACGAACCATTGCTCAGTCTTCACAAGCGGTTGATCGGACACCTGAACCGCACCGAACTGAAGGAACTCAGTCGGCTGCTGGAGAAGGCGCGGTTGAGCCTGCCGGGACTGGACGATTGA
- a CDS encoding TetR/AcrR family transcriptional regulator, translated as MAKKSKPSSAICESSPRERLTDRKRASIVQAAVEAFQKYGYFAASMNGIAEAASVSKRTLYNHFDSKEALFDAIIEELEFRIEQLPACEFNESRDIVEQLAELAHSEIDFCTSEEVQAFARAGLSRVLGEPDVGQQVDPRHLMRRVTTWMKKAQASGCLLEADPEFAAMQFIGLLRTFAFWPTIVHGEPTPSRRKRNQIVERTVEMFLSRYGVS; from the coding sequence ATGGCGAAGAAAAGTAAACCCTCGAGTGCAATATGTGAATCGAGCCCGCGAGAGCGGCTGACCGATCGCAAGCGCGCATCGATCGTGCAGGCTGCGGTGGAGGCGTTTCAAAAGTACGGATATTTTGCCGCCAGCATGAACGGCATCGCCGAGGCCGCGTCGGTCAGCAAGCGAACGCTGTACAACCATTTCGACAGTAAGGAGGCGTTGTTTGATGCGATCATTGAGGAGTTGGAGTTTCGCATCGAGCAGCTTCCCGCGTGCGAGTTCAACGAATCGCGTGATATCGTGGAGCAGTTGGCGGAGCTTGCACACTCCGAAATTGATTTTTGCACGTCCGAAGAGGTGCAGGCGTTTGCCCGTGCCGGATTGTCGCGCGTGTTGGGCGAGCCGGACGTAGGCCAACAGGTCGACCCACGGCATTTAATGCGGCGAGTGACAACATGGATGAAAAAGGCCCAGGCATCGGGGTGCCTTCTCGAGGCGGATCCCGAGTTCGCAGCGATGCAATTCATCGGCTTGCTGCGCACGTTTGCTTTCTGGCCAACGATCGTCCACGGCGAGCCCACCCCGTCGCGTCGCAAACGCAACCAGATCGTCGAGCGCACCGTTGAAATGTTTCTCAGCCGGTACGGCGTCAGCTAA